The stretch of DNA AGGAGAAAATGTAAAGGTAGGTATCAACATCAGAGGTAGAGAATGGACTTCTCCACAAGGGGAAACCAAGTATTTCAACTCTATTACAGGGTGGAGAGTAGAGAAAGTAATGGATAATGGATCTGAGCCAACTCAGGCTAGCCCATCACAATCTGCATCTCCTGTTTCAAATGAGAATCCATTTGCCGGAGACGAAGATGACGATTTACCTTTTTAATTAAGAATACAACGATTAAAAATATAAATCCTGCTTTTTAAGTGGGATTTTTTTTCCTCACAATGGTCCGATTAGACAAAAACGAAATTTCATTTCCTGATCCTGAGCTTTATGATGGGCATGAAGGCGTCATCGCTTTTGGAGGAGATCT from Chryseobacterium piperi encodes:
- a CDS encoding DUF3127 domain-containing protein, with the translated sequence MELQGTVKKLFDAQTFASGFQKREMVILTQEQYPQPINIEFLSDKISLLDNIKEGENVKVGINIRGREWTSPQGETKYFNSITGWRVEKVMDNGSEPTQASPSQSASPVSNENPFAGDEDDDLPF